The Nerophis lumbriciformis linkage group LG09, RoL_Nlum_v2.1, whole genome shotgun sequence nucleotide sequence tacaattggatatggtttaatagatagaatgaaacacaattaaacttacaaagtcaacttgtttttccattatgATACTTTAATTCTGCTATGGAATAAAATTGTCCAAGTGCTGGGAACCCTCCTGCACCCTGATTGAAAGCGACAGACAAAACAAACACACGGACATGGCAATTTATGGATGCCAGCAAAGTTATTGAGTTTGTTTTCATTTAATGTTCGATTAACTGATTTTTAAGCCTAGTGGGGCACCAATGGCAACACTCACCACATCCGTACGCTTGGTTGGCTTCGAGCGTGTGCGCTGCATCTTTGGCTGCAGATGTTCCGATTAGGTGACTGTACTTGTCTCTGTAGTTGGAGTTGGGACACGCCTCAGACTTGTTGGACTGGCGGGATGCCTCTTCTTCCAGTGCCGCCTGCTCCTACGTTGGCCAAGAAAGACAGTACTTTTCAGCACAGTATTGACGTGACAGACCAATAAAGTTAATTATCATCATCATATTACAAAATATTGCTCATACGTTTCTGTGTATGCAGCAGCCTGATAGAAATTCACATTTTTAACACCATTGGCTTGTTTTATGTGTACTTGTGTCGACCACAATGGATTTGCATATGAGGAGTGTTAAGAAGCACAGTAAGAGTTAGCAGGTGCAAGCTACTGTATGAAATTATAACTACAGCTTGTGTTTACAGACAGTTGTATTATATAATGTGTTCCTGAGGGAGGGCGAACGAAAGAGTAGTGCCAAATCTAATTGTGGCGTTCCAAGTTTTAAAATATGCAAATGCTCGCGTATAATATTTTGGAACGCTCCTGTACTTACTTTTAGCCTTCGGCGCTGCCCTGCCAACTGCGGATCCCACTCCTCTCCTTTGCGATAAGCTTCCAACTCCTCATCGGACGGTGCAAACTCCTACAAGAGCACAAAGTAGAAACTGAACACATTGCATCAACTAAGTCAACATCTACTGGTCTTCGGCCAACCTTTTTGAACAACATAACGTAACGGCTCTCCTCGTCCTCCCCAAAAGAAAATGAAGTCAGACCTGCCACTTCAGCGACATCGTGCCTGTGCAAAAAACACTAAGTTTCTTCCCTAAAGACTCCAATAATCCAACTTGAAGACGCCTTACAATATACTCCTCTCAATCTTCCCCATTGGGTTGTACTTGCGCTTCTGTTGTAAACTGTCTTGGATGAAATCTGACACTTCTTTCTCCATCTTAAACGGTGAAAGAAGCAGTTTATGATTACTCTGTAAAATCAACAAAGAATAATATGACCTAAATGTAGTGCTCACCTTTTTCCTAAAtgcaattttcttttttttctcgtcTTCCTCCATCTTCTTGAGCCTCGCTGCTTGCTCTAACAAAAGCAGTTCAATATTAGTACTTGTAAACATGCTCACTTGACAATCTACAAAAAGTTACTGGTTAGTGTTCCAACCCATATTATCAGTGAttcacattcattcatttatttgtggtggcctGCGACATATACATTTAGCGCAACCCGTTAGGTGGCAGTATGCATCGTAACTCGGCTTCTTAACACAGCGCATATGGACCGGGTCTGCCAGAGAATTGGAAGACGTAGCAGTATGGATCAGTGTTGCAAACATAGCAACTTTTTCGTTGTATTTACCAAGTATTCAAACCCCTTTAGAtacaaagggcctgatttactaagattcaaagaccacgcgctaaacagcgtgtgcaatctataaaatattgtgtacaatagtgtgtactatattagtgggcgtgttgaatgtgatttactaagactgcaagtgcaattgaaaagtggcgcAGACCACctgatttaaataaacattttgcgtgtactatacggagacactcatttactgcacattcatatcatcatgctcctacctgcagtgtttgctatgttttcaaacatgcaggggaCATTTACCacattttatgggcattttagaagcagtcataTAGTGCATTTACAGTTAAACCACTCTTTTTTTCTACCGCCAAAGGTGCGCTCATTGGACAGAGGCTGCACTTACTACTCCGCACAAGACGCAAAACAAtgcataaataaatgttttcatacaagtaacattttaataaatatatattctttGTGAAAAAaacgaatgcattaaaaaaaattctaaagaacaccaaacgcatcaattgaatttgtttcaaTCAATCCCTTAAGTCCTCAAGCAGCTATaaactacataaaaaaaaagctaaataaacAATATgcctaaaatttttttttatttctgactatTCAAAATGTTAACACACACATAGAAGGATGGAGGATTCTCATCTGTACATCATCTGTCTGTGCAGCGTGAGCAGTGATCTTGtgtgtaactgtcagtttgcatgtccttcccacaggtgctaaataaaacgcaataTAGTGTTTGCAatgcggtgatgagtgttgatgaatcacattgcgcgtgctcaataattatatttgcatcttctcctcctagTATTGGGAGCGTtttgagatagatatatatatatatatatatatatatatatacaggggcgccgaaaagggggggtaaaggagacggattctaggggcccatgatggaggggggcccagagaggcccctaatgatgatgaaattataatacagaaaaaataatgacactgtgttgggggccctctaAAGATTCTTTtcgtggggcccaaaatccctagcggcgcccctgtatatatatatatatatatatatatatatatatatatatatatatatatacactacggGTGTGACAGTACATGTATTTGtactgaaccgtttcggtacgggggtttcggttcggttcggttcagaggtgtaccgaacgagtttccacatgaacatatgaagtagccgcctaagctaaagtcttaaaaagctgctccgctttctgcctcttctctgtcagtactctacacagcacccaggattgtcccacccacacaaccatctgattggttacaaacagagcggtaacagccaatcagcagtgcgtattcagagcggtaacagccaatcagcagtgcgtattcagagcggtaacagccaatcagcagtgcgtattcagagcgcatgtagtcagtgctaaaggtttagcaggtaagcatcaggcagcggactctccccaaattataataaacacctcccagtcaactactagtaacatcactatgagcccgttgaccttctagaaatataagaggcagctcagctcgctcgcagtcctggcttgaggtgaaggctaattcgcttttaacgtaacgttagctcattttgcggtgtgtgtgtgtgtgtgtgttgcggacagcaaagccctgtctgtctgttatttcactctaCCTTTTTCTgtattgattgagctgtgtttaAGCagcaaaaaggacattatgttaaatgaagagtttctgtctctgatagttgatataataatgtaagtgcatcataaaacttacatgaactccatggtgttcagagaTGAATAgtttctcctattgctattgtactattttttcagctatagttacattaatcattagtaatggatcagcctagttttgaatggcagggtccctgctatcacatgttgataaaaatataacatgtacatattaaaaatcaactacaggcttcccaaatgctgtaataaattaagcatgatgagttgacttgaaactgtttaatgttgcactttttatatgtagaagaaaagttttgtcattttatttaatctgagcaacaacttgaggcagtttaatgttgattaacgtgggcagaattattatagtgttcccaatgttaaaaggataaagtcattgtttacaaatttggtaaataaataatcaaaacatttatattttgttgttttcttactgtaccaaaaatgaaccgaaccgtgacctctaaaccgaaggtacgtaccaaaccgaaatgtttgtatgaagtgtgaagtgaagtgaagtgaattatatttatatagcgcttttctctagtgactcaaagcgctttacatagtgaaacccaatatctaagttacatttaaaccagtgtgggtggcactaggagcaggtgggtaaagtgtcttgcccaaggacacaacagcagtgactaggatggcggaagcggggatcaaacctgcaaccctcaagttgctggcacggctgctctaccaaccgagctataccgccccaagtgtaccgttacaccccttatatatacacacacacatacaacgtGACGGttgtatattttgcatattaatgaagacagaaactcaaaatggattgcacgccctattctgctcacttaagcaatccactttgcatacgtttagtaaatcagctttgtgtgtgccattaggtttgcacgtgttttggcacacacaaacctttagtaaatgagGCCGTAAGGGGTGTAACTCTACATGTTTTCAAATATTTGAGGACCTAACAAATAAATGTGAAGGACAGGTCACAGGAAGTGTGCATTTACTTGTAATCAAATCTAAGCAGTTATGGGAACGGAGAGCCTGACATGCAAGACACCTCCATAAGCCTAGCAGTGTGCATTGCTGTCGCCGTCGCAGCAAGAGGTGGAAGCGTCCAAAACAACTCCACAAGGGTGTAGCCAAAGCTTTGATTAGTGGACATCAGGACTAGAAAATTATTCTAAAAAGACACAATCTGGAAACACTCTTACGTCCTTTGATAACACTTCGCCCTcctagtgaaacaaaaataaaacaaaccccCCAAAAAGCAAGAAAATAGCAAAAAAGGCATAATGAAATGAGAAATGGCTGAAATGCTCAGtcagtacatactgtatacatgtacTGGGACTGGGTGGGTTACACTGGCTTGTTAGAAAAATCTATTATTGTGAGCACATATAGATGCATTTGCTTGATCATCACATAAGGGTGGAGAAATTGTTCATAGGATAGCAAAATGACTATACtacatatattaaagttaaagtaccaatgattgtcacacacacacgaggtgtggtgaaatgtgtcctctgcatttgacccatccccttgttcaccccctgggaggtgaggggagcagtgggcagcagcagtccaCACccaggaatattttttggtgatttaacccccgattccaacccttgatgctgagtgccaagcagggaggtagtgggtcccatttttataatctttggtatgactcgaactcacaacctaccgatctcaggacactctaaccacgttaaacccagattccgatctaacaaaggtcttaactcattctccttctatgccacattaaTATGAAATGCACTCCCaaaaggtgtaaaagaaagtgcatctatatcctccttcaaaaccgcactaaaagaacacctccagtcaactacaaccctaaactaacaccctccccccaccacatcccacctccccggattgtaaataatcaaatgtaaataatcaaatgtatatacttgttcttatgctttctgagctcactgtgttcactgctcgctgttcatatcctaccaagtcagccctacactgtttcaatgtaaatttctcagatgatataattgttgttgactgaagtgctgaaaacaaccaaacctaaaccccccgccccaacccccccacatcgcaccccccggattgtaaataatgtaaataattcaatgtaaatactctgatgattaacttgtgtgatgactattaTGCTGataaacttgtgtgatgactgtattatgctgatagtatatatttgtaccatgaattgattaacgtggaccccgacttaaacaagttgaaaaacttattcgggtgttaccatttagtggtcaattgtacagaataggtattatactgtgtaatctactaataaaagttttaatcaattaatcaatctaggccactgagtatatatATGACATCAGtttagcatgtaaacaaactaataacgtttgtttacatttgagtCTGACTTCCAAATCCGCTGTTCATGGTCCAAGATAGTTTCTTGAGTGTTTTAGGTGCTTATTCTTCTTTAGGCGCTTAAAAAGTAGCGCATGGAAATGCGTGGATGACGTCACTGGTTTTGTAAGTAAGGACCAATCACAACACCGAACCGACAGCGTCCACACGCAGCATTGAGTGCATACAGTTTATAGCCGGTGTGTGTTCTGACAAAAGTATTCAAAGATGCTCAGGTTCCAAACCAATGCACATTTTACTATCGTTTACATCTGTGCCGAATATGGACTGTTTAATGGTTGGTTTAATTGACTGATCGAACTAGACTCCTTTGCCCTTTCGATATTTTTCTCAGTCATGTCTCTTATTTGTTTACTTTTCAACAAACACATATTGAGTTGTCGCACAGGGCAACATAATATAATACCTCGAGCCTTTCGCCGGCTTTCTTGGTCGCCAACTGTTGGAGGCTTTTCCATCGAGCTTAAAATTGAACCGAGCAGATCCGCCATCTTAACTTACTGGCAAGAACACTGACTGCGCATGCTCCCATCCTTTCATTCTTCTTCTACGGTTGTAAACCCGATATGGACATTCATTGTGTCGCCTCCATCTGTACAAATGACACAATGCGTCCTCTATTTTGGATACAAATACTTCatttatgaaataaataaaacactcgaTGTTATTATTTGAACAATAAATGTAACTATTTGATATTTTAAATTACTTATCAAAAAAGGACCACGCAAGGCAGCACTTTGAAATGTAGACAATGCAATTCATAGTATATCATAGCAGCCCACAGATGCCAGACAAATATGCCCTCTCGTGGCTGTAAGCAGCACTCGGATAACACCGCTGCtttgtgtttacatttgattCACTTTGATTTCCTAATTTTCGGTCATGTTTTTGAAGTTTATCATTATGtatcgatgagatggcgacttgtccagggtgtacactgccttccctgGGACCAcaagagggacaaacggtagaaagggATGGAGGAATATATATTCCACCACATTAGTGCCATATTTGCTCGTTGTAACTCTCcaaaaataactttaaattgATGTCTCTTTAAACtttaaatacaataataacacACATTGTTAACCAATTGAAAGGTGTAATTGGCCCATCTCAGgcaacataattgtatttttgtatAGGGTTCCGAAACAGGATGATTCTTTTGACAAACATGACTGAAAGTTATAGGAGTGAGTTTTTAAGCAGAGAATTCGCAACcttattctttattttcatgactacattgtagattgtcactgaaggcatcaaaactatgaatgaacacatgtggagttatgtacttaagaaaaaaaggtgaaaaaactgaaaacatgttttatattctagtttttttaaatagccaccctttgctctgattactttttgcacactcttggcattctctcgatgagcttcaagaggtagtcacctgaaatggttttcacttcacagatgtgcttgaagctcatcgagagaataccaagagtgtgcaaagcagtaatcagagcaaagggtggctattttgaagaaactagaatataaaacatgttttcagttatttcaccttttttgttaagtacatacagtaactctacatgtgttcattcacagttttgattcctacagtgacaatctacaatgtaaatagtcatgaaaataaagaaaacacattgaatgagaaggttgcGAATTCTATGCTTAAAAACTCACTCCtattactttcagtcctgtttgtCAAATGAGTCATCCTAATAAAGAAAAGTCATTGAACGAGgagaagtgt carries:
- the spag7 gene encoding sperm-associated antigen 7 homolog gives rise to the protein MADLLGSILSSMEKPPTVGDQESRRKAREQAARLKKMEEDEKKKKIAFRKKMEKEVSDFIQDSLQQKRKYNPMGKIERSILHDVAEVAGLTSFSFGEDEESRYVMLFKKEFAPSDEELEAYRKGEEWDPQLAGQRRRLKEQAALEEEASRQSNKSEACPNSNYRDKYSHLIGTSAAKDAAHTLEANQAYGCVPVANKRDTRSIEEAMNAIRAKKRQKLEEDTGAHSSTS